One Candidatus Methanoperedens sp. genomic region harbors:
- a CDS encoding protein-L-isoaspartate(D-aspartate) O-methyltransferase yields the protein MEFETKKARLIEELRQHAISDRVLDAMRRVPRHLFVPENERGNAYADYPLPIGCGQTISAPHMVAIMCDLLDIQDGMKVLEIGAGSGYHAAVMGILAGSGHVYAVEVIESLALFARDNLEKAGITNVTVLVEDGSLGLPRFAPYDRISVAAASPDILEPLTDQLKIGGKLIIPVGRFFQELYLVTKIDGLKKEAKGGVVFVPLVGKKGFKFR from the coding sequence ATGGAGTTTGAGACAAAAAAAGCCAGGCTTATAGAGGAACTGAGACAGCATGCCATAAGCGATCGTGTGCTGGATGCAATGAGGCGCGTCCCGCGGCACCTCTTTGTACCTGAAAATGAGCGGGGTAATGCATATGCAGATTACCCTTTGCCTATAGGCTGCGGGCAGACGATATCTGCCCCGCATATGGTTGCCATAATGTGCGACCTTCTGGATATCCAGGATGGGATGAAGGTGCTTGAGATAGGAGCAGGTTCTGGATATCATGCGGCCGTAATGGGGATACTTGCAGGCAGCGGTCATGTTTATGCGGTCGAAGTCATAGAGTCCCTCGCTTTATTTGCCCGTGATAACCTGGAAAAAGCGGGTATAACGAACGTGACCGTACTCGTAGAAGATGGTTCCCTGGGTCTTCCGCGTTTTGCACCTTATGACAGGATCAGCGTTGCTGCCGCATCTCCCGATATACTTGAGCCTTTGACGGATCAGCTGAAGATAGGTGGGAAGCTAATAATCCCTGTGGGTAGATTTTTCCAGGAACTTTATCTGGTGACAAAAATTGACGGACTGAAAAAAGAGGCCAAAGGAGGCGTCGTTTTCGTGCCCCTTGTGGGAAAAAAAGGTTTCAAATTCAGATAG
- a CDS encoding preprotein translocase subunit Sec61beta: MAKKKEGSGLMSSAGLMRYYDAEETAFQIDPKTVVTVAVIAGIAVLILNAYYGIWPIRGGP, from the coding sequence ATGGCAAAAAAGAAAGAAGGCAGCGGCCTGATGTCCTCTGCAGGCCTTATGAGATATTATGATGCAGAGGAGACGGCTTTTCAGATAGACCCAAAAACCGTGGTCACAGTCGCAGTTATCGCAGGGATAGCAGTCCTGATATTGAATGCTTATTACGGCATCTGGCCGATACGAGGAGGGCCCTGA
- the purD gene encoding phosphoribosylamine--glycine ligase has protein sequence MKVLLIGSGGREHAIAEAIARSKKNPELYAAMSKKNPGIARLCKDFLLIKETDRAIVDYALSRGIELAIIGPETPLAAGISDLLWDAGIPVVGPRRLAAQIEFDKAWTRNFMKKYNIQGLPQFKVFRKGDAGTDEYIDELKDVVIKPAGLTGGKGVKVMGDHFAIDGAKEYARDVLKNDDLVIEERLIGEEFTVQAFVDGSNLAFAPAVQDHKRAYEGDKGPNTGGMGSYTDSKEILPFMKVSDYTDAKKIMNDVVCAIRTETGIPYQGILYGQFMATKKGISVIEFNARFGDPEAMNVLPLLNNDFLEVCNAIVNGQLDRIKVTFRKQATVCKYAVPAGYPDNPIRDSVVETGNSGDALLFYSSVYEKDNKVFTTGSRALAILGIAGTIREAEKRAESGLSGLKGHLYSRHDIGTDELIKKRILHMEELRGS, from the coding sequence ATGAAGGTGCTTTTAATCGGAAGCGGAGGGCGGGAGCATGCCATCGCGGAGGCCATAGCCCGGAGCAAGAAGAACCCGGAGCTTTACGCTGCAATGAGCAAGAAGAACCCTGGCATAGCACGGCTGTGTAAAGATTTCCTGCTGATAAAAGAGACTGATAGAGCCATTGTTGATTATGCGCTTTCAAGAGGCATAGAACTTGCAATCATCGGCCCCGAGACGCCGCTTGCAGCTGGAATATCGGATCTGCTCTGGGATGCGGGTATCCCTGTTGTGGGGCCACGGCGCCTCGCAGCGCAGATCGAATTTGACAAAGCCTGGACTCGCAATTTCATGAAGAAGTACAACATCCAGGGCTTACCCCAATTCAAGGTTTTCAGAAAAGGCGATGCAGGCACGGATGAATACATAGATGAGCTTAAGGACGTCGTCATAAAACCAGCTGGCCTGACAGGCGGCAAGGGCGTGAAGGTGATGGGTGATCACTTCGCAATTGACGGCGCAAAAGAATATGCCAGAGATGTATTGAAAAATGATGACCTTGTAATTGAGGAGAGGCTCATAGGCGAGGAATTCACGGTCCAGGCATTTGTCGACGGCAGCAATCTTGCGTTCGCTCCCGCAGTCCAGGACCACAAGCGAGCGTACGAAGGGGATAAAGGCCCAAATACCGGAGGAATGGGATCCTACACAGATTCAAAAGAGATCTTGCCATTCATGAAAGTTTCGGATTATACTGATGCTAAAAAGATAATGAACGATGTGGTGTGCGCCATAAGGACTGAGACCGGGATCCCTTACCAGGGTATCCTTTACGGCCAGTTCATGGCCACCAAAAAAGGTATTTCTGTCATAGAGTTCAATGCCCGTTTCGGCGACCCTGAAGCCATGAATGTGCTCCCCCTTCTCAATAATGATTTCCTGGAGGTATGTAATGCTATCGTGAACGGTCAGCTGGACAGAATAAAGGTCACGTTCAGAAAGCAGGCCACGGTATGCAAGTACGCCGTACCTGCGGGCTACCCGGATAATCCAATTCGGGATTCGGTGGTGGAAACAGGGAACAGCGGGGACGCGCTTCTTTTTTATTCGAGCGTCTACGAGAAGGACAACAAAGTGTTCACCACAGGTTCGAGGGCACTTGCCATCCTGGGTATCGCAGGCACCATCAGAGAAGCCGAGAAGAGGGCAGAATCTGGCCTATCCGGCTTAAAAGGCCACCTGTACAGCAGGCATGATATTGGAACTGATGAACTCATTAAAAAAAGGATACTTCACATGGAAGAACTGAGAGGGTCCTGA
- a CDS encoding zinc-ribbon domain containing protein, which translates to MGDKKIYCIDCNKDFIFTEGEQQFFEEKGYSEPIRCKDCRNKRKTEKRTTSFRPY; encoded by the coding sequence ATGGGAGATAAAAAAATATATTGCATTGATTGTAACAAAGATTTCATTTTCACAGAAGGCGAGCAACAATTCTTTGAAGAGAAGGGATACAGTGAGCCAATTAGGTGCAAGGACTGTCGGAATAAAAGAAAGACTGAAAAAAGAACCACTAGCTTTAGACCATATTAA
- a CDS encoding non-histone chromosomal MC1 family protein, with translation MAKTRSKKIMGRSFVLRAKNGKETGVFSGSQPRQAALKAANRSKGTKSNPAEIRLRERGTKKVHIFKGWKVLVSAPKNKPSWMPAKINKPNVKKAGVEKLKKI, from the coding sequence ATGGCGAAAACAAGAAGTAAGAAAATAATGGGAAGAAGTTTTGTTTTAAGAGCAAAGAACGGTAAAGAGACTGGAGTATTTTCAGGAAGTCAGCCACGACAAGCAGCATTGAAAGCAGCTAACCGCAGCAAAGGAACAAAATCAAATCCTGCCGAAATAAGACTAAGGGAAAGAGGAACAAAGAAAGTCCATATATTTAAAGGATGGAAAGTGCTCGTTTCTGCACCGAAAAATAAACCTTCCTGGATGCCTGCCAAGATTAATAAGCCCAATGTAAAGAAGGCAGGCGTTGAAAAACTAAAGAAAATTTAG
- a CDS encoding tetratricopeptide repeat protein yields the protein MEEVRKVQIRNFIKKEFNIEIDEKYIEDYDEALTHYNDNRTKGTRKPERLAFLGDSYLEYIVRKYLFHKDNFNLGQMDSLKQGLVGNENGWRKIAEKIGLGEQMVYIQQNQRIPRSIYSTKELARSFEALAAVLSYDCPNNAEEKLIALFIKLGYLQNLSKPDDLGRLEEALATYDKAIEINPKDEKAWVDKGSALDDLGREEEALVCYDKAIEINPKDARVWSLKSWALDDLGRDEEAEACRDKVQNLFRCL from the coding sequence ATGGAAGAAGTAAGAAAAGTCCAAATAAGAAATTTTATCAAAAAAGAATTTAACATTGAGATTGATGAAAAGTATATTGAAGATTATGATGAAGCTTTGACGCATTATAACGACAATAGAACTAAAGGGACTCGTAAGCCAGAAAGACTTGCGTTTTTAGGCGATTCATATCTTGAATATATCGTGCGAAAATATTTGTTTCATAAAGATAATTTTAATCTCGGACAAATGGATTCATTAAAACAGGGGTTAGTTGGTAACGAAAATGGTTGGCGAAAGATAGCAGAAAAAATTGGATTAGGTGAACAGATGGTTTATATCCAACAAAATCAACGGATTCCACGTTCTATCTACTCGACCAAAGAATTAGCTCGCTCATTTGAAGCATTGGCAGCAGTTTTATCTTACGATTGTCCAAATAACGCCGAAGAAAAATTGATAGCTTTGTTCATCAAATTGGGCTATTTACAAAATTTGAGCAAACCTGATGACCTTGGACGGCTTGAAGAAGCTTTAGCCACCTATGATAAGGCTATTGAAATTAACCCAAAAGATGAGAAGGCATGGGTTGATAAGGGCAGTGCTCTTGATGACCTTGGACGGGAGGAAGAAGCTTTAGTCTGCTATGATAAGGCTATTGAAATTAACCCAAAAGATGCGAGGGTATGGAGTTTGAAGAGCTGGGCTCTTGATGACCTTGGACGGGATGAAGAAGCTGAAGCCTGCCGTGATAAGGTTCAGAACCTATTCCGATGCTTGTGA
- a CDS encoding IS110 family transposase, which yields MNIRVEKACGIDMHQAFLMATMLDLAGTKDTRRFSTCVEDLLNLREWIVDNKCQRVAIESTGVYWIPTHTLLEGKVETIIANPLQIKNIPGRKNDTLDSEWIAEICLNGQIKPSYIPPKEIREIRELTRSHVKLTQSRTVFKNRVHKVLSRAGIHISGVLTDIFGKSGKIILNGILNGRTIDQIFVEIKSKRIKIKKTEIRTSLKGELSQNDIFVIKQCLDSVKFLDQKIKEFDSKINHNLKGMQKEMEILMSIPGVGFTTAAAVMAEIENIDVFSKPKKLVGWSGLAPSINESAGKSSNGHITKKGNKFLRTVLVLAANSIAIGRPNKLRIFYQRIKAKKGHKKAIVALARKLVSIIHHLLKFKETYSEEEGKQKKFKLPKFIPVKDFSIDDMIGILCEAGYSINKSAANA from the coding sequence ATGAATATACGTGTAGAAAAAGCTTGTGGAATAGATATGCATCAAGCGTTTTTAATGGCAACGATGCTTGATCTGGCTGGTACAAAAGATACCAGGAGATTCAGTACATGTGTAGAAGATTTACTGAATCTGAGAGAATGGATAGTAGATAATAAATGTCAGAGAGTAGCGATCGAATCAACTGGAGTCTATTGGATTCCAACACATACATTATTGGAAGGTAAAGTTGAAACAATAATTGCGAATCCATTACAGATAAAGAATATTCCGGGACGAAAGAACGATACTCTTGATTCTGAATGGATAGCTGAGATTTGCCTCAACGGTCAAATAAAACCATCATATATCCCTCCAAAAGAAATACGAGAGATCAGGGAATTGACAAGATCTCATGTAAAATTAACTCAGTCAAGAACAGTTTTCAAAAACAGAGTTCATAAAGTATTATCTCGTGCAGGAATTCATATTTCAGGAGTCCTTACAGACATATTTGGAAAATCTGGAAAAATTATCCTGAACGGGATATTGAATGGAAGAACCATTGATCAAATATTTGTTGAAATCAAAAGCAAGAGGATAAAAATTAAGAAAACAGAAATAAGGACCTCACTGAAAGGAGAATTAAGTCAGAACGACATTTTTGTAATAAAACAATGTCTTGATTCAGTTAAATTTCTCGATCAGAAAATCAAAGAATTTGACTCAAAGATCAATCATAATTTGAAAGGAATGCAAAAAGAAATGGAAATACTGATGAGCATTCCAGGTGTAGGTTTTACAACAGCGGCTGCTGTAATGGCTGAAATCGAGAATATAGATGTTTTCTCTAAACCTAAGAAACTTGTAGGTTGGAGTGGACTAGCTCCTTCAATTAATGAATCTGCAGGAAAATCTTCAAATGGACATATTACTAAAAAAGGAAATAAATTTTTAAGGACAGTCCTTGTTCTGGCAGCTAATTCCATCGCTATTGGAAGACCTAATAAGCTTAGGATTTTTTATCAAAGAATCAAGGCAAAAAAAGGTCATAAAAAAGCAATTGTTGCTCTTGCAAGAAAGCTTGTAAGTATCATACATCACCTGCTAAAGTTTAAGGAAACGTATTCGGAAGAAGAGGGCAAACAAAAGAAATTCAAACTTCCAAAATTTATTCCAGTGAAAGACTTTAGTATTGATGATATGATTGGAATACTCTGTGAAGCGGGGTATTCTATCAATAAAAGTGCGGCAAACGCATAG